AACTGGAATCATGATCCTTTTCCTGAAATCAAGCTATCATATTACTTTCTTTCAAAGAAGTGTTCAGAAATAATAAAATGATTAAGATTCGAAGTCCAAAtgagataaatattttaaaagttgatttttatGTGTTCATAACTTGtattttagatttatttgataggCAAATCAAAAGAAAAGCCATTGGGAAGGCTTTTAGTCGTCTTTTAGAATGAATAATGCTTGGAAGAAGAATCCATTCATTGAACTTCCGAACATAGCTGGTCATGTTTGTTCATGTGAAATTATACCCATCAAATATCTTAGTTTCATTAGTCTTCTCTAATTCTTGCCCTTTCCttcttttctaaatttaaaaattgtCTATGCAGTGATATGACAGAAAGAAAAAAAACGAAGAGAAGGATTGCACAAAACGCAAGCCAAACTTAAAACACCAAATTAACAATCTGCTACTAATGAAAATACAGttatgattatttttattttattttattttattttaaattgtttaataccattcttttttatttttgtgcAGAATATATTGATATGGACGAGCTATTCCATAATAAAAtcagatattttttatttttattgtaacAAAAGATTATATTCTTCTCAAATGTTCTTTATCATTCATCTTtaaattataaaaaggaaagtaaATCATCCATTAATTTATAGTTAATCTTcagatatttttatttatttatttatttatttattattattattattataactcACTAAATCTTACAAAATCTTACCGGCAGCTTATCGACCACGCGTCTTCTCCCTATTGGCTCGGCGTACCCACAGCATCCACTAGTGGATAAGGGATATATATGAGCCAAGATCTTCCTTTCTTCCGTCGATGGCCAAATGGTGCAGCTCCTCCACTGGTCTCCCTCTCTCCCTTCGAGAACTAAATTAACCCTCCCGCAATCCCAGctcttctcctcctccctctATTTGATTTCCACAGCCTTCGTCATCTCTGGCAGGAAACAGGGAGGAGTTGTGACATCCAACTTCTCCAAATCCAGCCCTCCCCTGCTTCAAGATGCCTCCAATGACCTCCAATCCGTTCCAATCCCTTTATCCATTTCCGACTTCGAGATCACAAACGAATTCATCCAGGGAATCTGCAATAATCCCCAGACCGAAGCTCTCGCTTTTCAGTATTATCAACAGGCAAAAACCAGTCCATCTTTTCGACCTGATAAAACGACACTAAGGATTCTATTCGGGAGCTTGATCAAGTCCAAGCGCTGGAATTCCATATCGGTGCTCATCGATGACTTGGGGAGCCTCCATGTGCACCCTGACGAATCTACCTGCGCTAGATTGGTGCGAAGCTGCATCAGAGCAAGAAAGCTCAAGCTAGTAGAGTCGTTGCTTCGAGTTCTTGAATCCGACAAAGCCAACGCTTCTTCTGCTGTCTCTGCTTTCAGTTCGGCAATGCGCAGCTACAACCAGCTCCACATGTACAGATGCACGGTTTCGGTTTTTAATCAGATGATTGCGGTGGGGCTTTCTCCGGATTCTAGCTGCTACCGCTCGATTCTCCGATCGTATCAAGAATTGGGGGAGACAGAAAAGGTGGTTGCTTTGTTTCTAGAGTACCAGTCGAAAAAGTCTGGAACTTTGACTGTTGACGCTGCTGAGATATACTTGATCTTGTGTGAGTCTCTAGGGAAGTCGGGAAGAGCCTTCGAAGCGCTCAGATATTTCAGGGAAATGGAAGCAAAGGGAATGCCTCCAAATGTTGCAATGTATGCCTCGCTGATGAGCTCATTTGCAGGGATTAGAGAGGCTGAAATTGCTGAAGATCTATTCCGAGAAGCGACCAAAAAGGGCTTGGTGAGAGACAAGGCCGTCTTTATGAATCTGGTGTTGATGTATGTCGACTTGGGGCAGCTGGAGAAGACTCTCGTGGTCGTGCAGAACATGAGAGATTTGAAAATTCATGTATCAGATTGTATACTTTCCACAATCATCAATGGATTCGCAACTAAAAAAGGGTCCAGATCGGCTGTGGCCGCATACGAGCAACTTCTATCTCTAGGATGTGATCCAGGGCAAGTAACATACGCTTCTATCATCAACATCTACTGCCGGTTGGGGCTATCAAAGATGGCCGAGGCTGCATTTTCCAAAATGATAGAGAAAGGCTACGACAAATGTGTCGTCGCATACTCAAACATGATCTCAATGTATGGTAAGCTTGGTAAAGTTAGGGAAGCCATGAGGCTGCTCACGAGGATGAAGGTGAAGGGCTGCAAGCCAAATGTCTGGGTATACAACTCCCTCCTGCACATCCATGGCAAGCTCATGAACTTGAGGCAAGTGGAGAAACTTTGGAAGGAGATGATACGGAGAAAGATTGCACCAGATAAGATCAGCTACACGAGCATCATCGGTGCTTACAGCAAAGCAAAAAGACTCGATGAGTGTGTGAAATTTTTTGCAGAGTTTAAGAGGGAAGGGGGGAAGGTGGATAGGGCATTAGCTGGGATAATGGTGGGGGTGTTCTCAAAGGGAAGCATGCTTGATGAGCTGATTAACCTCCTCAAGGAGATAAAAGAAGAAGGAATTGTTATGGATGAGAGACTGCATGAGTCTGCTCTGTATGCATTGAGAGATGCAGGGCTCCAAATTCATGTTAAGTGGTTTCAGCAAAGCTTTGGCTTCAAATATGATAAATCCTTTCAATGATTGCTATTTTATTCACTCATTTTGTGTTTATGAACATTTCTGAATTGGATTTGTTTCCTTATGGTTAGCCTCTAGTTGCTTTCTTCTAACCGGTTGAAGCTGTCCTTAGCCATGGGAGAGAAGATGGTGAACAAGGAGGAATCCGAAATGAAATGGTCATTGTAACTATTAAGTGTGTATACTTCGACTAAACGGTCATTAGATTTTTTTGttcttaaaaaggaaattttgattacTTTGCTCCTAAGTTTAATCAAAATTTCCATGCTACTTCCTAGAGTTcctaaatcaatttcaatatTCCACCcttttccctatttttatttctaattacAGATATTAAAAGATTGTCACTTTTGCATCTGTTTCGTAACACTCTTTTGCAATTTGTACAAGAGCTATTCTTTTGTCCAATTACAAATTAACTAGCTTGGATTATTTTATTTGACCTTGCATTTAGCACTCTTCAACAACATGCTTCAGAATTATTTTTCACTTGAATCAAAGTTAATTTAGGAAG
This region of Zingiber officinale cultivar Zhangliang chromosome 9A, Zo_v1.1, whole genome shotgun sequence genomic DNA includes:
- the LOC122020676 gene encoding pentatricopeptide repeat-containing protein At5g13770, chloroplastic-like — encoded protein: MVQLLHWSPSLPSRTKLTLPQSQLFSSSLYLISTAFVISGRKQGGVVTSNFSKSSPPLLQDASNDLQSVPIPLSISDFEITNEFIQGICNNPQTEALAFQYYQQAKTSPSFRPDKTTLRILFGSLIKSKRWNSISVLIDDLGSLHVHPDESTCARLVRSCIRARKLKLVESLLRVLESDKANASSAVSAFSSAMRSYNQLHMYRCTVSVFNQMIAVGLSPDSSCYRSILRSYQELGETEKVVALFLEYQSKKSGTLTVDAAEIYLILCESLGKSGRAFEALRYFREMEAKGMPPNVAMYASLMSSFAGIREAEIAEDLFREATKKGLVRDKAVFMNLVLMYVDLGQLEKTLVVVQNMRDLKIHVSDCILSTIINGFATKKGSRSAVAAYEQLLSLGCDPGQVTYASIINIYCRLGLSKMAEAAFSKMIEKGYDKCVVAYSNMISMYGKLGKVREAMRLLTRMKVKGCKPNVWVYNSLLHIHGKLMNLRQVEKLWKEMIRRKIAPDKISYTSIIGAYSKAKRLDECVKFFAEFKREGGKVDRALAGIMVGVFSKGSMLDELINLLKEIKEEGIVMDERLHESALYALRDAGLQIHVKWFQQSFGFKYDKSFQ